In Anticarsia gemmatalis isolate Benzon Research Colony breed Stoneville strain chromosome 4, ilAntGemm2 primary, whole genome shotgun sequence, the DNA window aagtacgagtaaaatgctggtgtgcgaccaaaacagttatattgaagcactcctatgccacaactgcagaaccttgaggtctacaacagcaaacactagagcctttgtacagcttaaggcgctagagcagatgtaaccaactctgagagctgcttgatcgagacgccattatagcatttggtaaacatattttttgaggttattacgatcttttgaagatcatataaatctatagcctggtaacgttaacataattaaaatcattttttattacctataaccctaattaaattatctgtaaccctcaaagtcttatttatgttcaaaatacaatttccaaatccacatatctatataatttttgcacttaaaactgaatattttgagggcgcatgaaaatattgacgataatatacatatatattgacagcaaacttgaactcgcactttcatatcacgtacacaaagaaataaaagcgatagactacttgttattttaataatccaatccgtaaaaataaaatgtctcctcatttgtcactgatgattcattttaaaaaaatatatttagtttacaccataataaaccgactatattactaatttagagcgttagcatttataaccgttacacagtagcgctaaaataaggtaaaggtggtataatcgcgctgcaagagctttttcgaacgctcgtggcgctaaccacctctgtacaacagctggtaagcgccacgaagctgcgaaaaagctcttgtagcgcgattataccaccttcatcttattttagcgctcctgtattactactatactacgtactattataattactatttacgaccactgtagatccaatatcgagctataagctggacagtatgggcctatttgacgctacaagagatctgtagccgcttatagaaccactatacttcttactaaggagcctaaggcgttataaaaatcctttaaccggccattgtacagcttgttatagcgcttgtgtgctagttgggtagcGTGTCTCCAGTGCCGATGACAAACCGTGGCGGGACGCGAGTGGACCGCGACCATGGCGAACGCGACAGACGCGTACTGCGTGCCTGGCGCCACCAACTTCAACAAGGCGTACAGTCGACTGCACGGCTACATCGCACTAGTGATATGCATCGTCGGATCGGCCACCAACTCTATCAACATAGCGGTCCTCAGCCGCCGCGAGATGACCAGCCCCACCAACTCCATCCTCACCGGTCTCGCCGTCGCCGATCTGCTCGTCATGCTCGAGTACATCCCCTACGCGCTACACATGAACATCAAAATAGGACCTCAAGTTAACAAGAATACCTACGCTTGGGCCGTCTTCGTTTATTTTCATTCCATATTCAGTCAGACGTTTCACACTATTTCCATTTGGTTGGCGGTGACGTTAGCGGTGTGGAGATATGTAGCGATCGCGTTTCCCCAGCGGAATAGCACTTggtgtaacaaaaaaaatacaactcttGCAATAGTGAGCGCGTACGTAATGTGCCCTTTCTTGTGTCTTCCGATTTATTTTGCGATGAATATAGTGCCCAGTGAAGTGACACCCCAAAACAATTCAGAATTTGCAGAGGATCTGTCTCTGCCGGACAACCGGACCGTTTATGTACTAGAGATGTCTAGAAACGTGCAGTTAGTAACAGCAATAATGTGGATTTATAGTGTTATATTAAAACTTGTTCCGAGTATTGCATTGTCGATACTAAGTACTTGTTTAATATCGAAGTTAACAACGACGGAGAGAAAGAGGCAGAAACTTCTAAAGCGTTCTACGATCGGCCCGAATGAGGTAAGTTCAAAATGAAATCCTTCTAAGAAATCATATCACTTTCTATTCTATTTTCAGAAGTTCATTGTATGTTGTGTATTTGAAAACATTCAATTGTAGTTTCTTCTAATTTAGTTAaactcataattttttttaatgcttattgaattctgttttttatactaataatactacCGTTTACTTAACAtggtaagttaaataaaaaggtAAGAAAACAGAATATACctaaaaagaaaatctattaatttGGATGAAGGAATAACTGTTAGTTGTTTATGTAACTAGTAATTTATGAACAACGTCCTTGACAAAACTTCAGAATACTAATTAGGGAGGATGCTTGATGTCGTTGatttactttttatcctcgCCGAGGGGCCTGTTTCCTGGACGTCGAGTTATTTGTACGTACCCTCTTGAGAAAACTCCGCGAGATATCGTCGTATCTGTAACTTGTTCTGTTTATTTCATTTGTCGCGACACAATTCAATAAGTGTTTGTTACAACAAGTTCCTAAGTTGCTTTAAGGAGTTTTTGGTCAATTGCCATGAAGGTATTTTATACAGAATCATGATTCTTCTGTGAAAACCTTCGAAACAATTTCATAGTTTTAAGCGACTAGATCCACTCAAGAccttttctaattttttttctaagatatgtattatttacttaacaataatGCATTCTTCTTTACTTCTACATCTAGAAAAAGCAACGTatcaaattgtttgttattataatgtattcatAAGTTTACTTGtttatcaatcaaaatattCATACACTCCTAGCTCtataatcaaaataagtaaatatttaatataattcgCTGGAGTATGTGAGTGGTCTGATTAATAGCTTCAATTCGCAGCCGACCGTTGGCTACTAATTACCAAGGGTTCAATTAAATCATCCTATTTATAATGGTACAGAGCGAAACCTTTCTCTTAACGCCAgtataaaatgtcataaaatcAAATTGCTAATAACTAAGTAACCCTTTGTTCAACGAACCTAAACGTTAATGATTAAATGGACTTGAATTAAGACCTACAATGTAATAATCTGACGTCCAGAGTATGATATTGCCTTCACTGAAAACACTACAAAAGGGCAGAAGAATTAGATTTAGAAAAAGCAACGTatcaaattgtttgttattataatgtattcatAAGTTTACTTGtttatcaatcaaaatattCATACACTCCTAGCTCtataatcaaaataagtaaatatttaatataattcgCTGGAGTATGTGAGTGGTCTGATTAATAGCTTCAATTCGCAGCCGACCGTTGGCTACTAATTACCAAGGGTTCAATTAAATCATCCTATTTATAATGGTACAGAGCGAAACCTTTCTCTTAACGCCAgtataaaatgtcataaaatcAAATTGCTAATAACTAAGTAACCCTTTGTTCAACGAACCTAAACGTTAATGATTAAATGGACTTGAATTAAGACCTACAATGTAATAATCTGACGTCCAGAGTATGATATTGCCTTCACTGAAAACACTACAAAAGGGCAGAAGAATTAGATTTACTCTGAAGTTGATGGCAAAGGGATAGATTATGACTCAAAAGATTGATTAAACTCGGTGTATCTACTTCGTATTCGttttacaaattgaaatttgtaCTGCGTCCTAAAACGATTTCTTAGATTAAACTGTAAAATCTCAACGCATACCTACTCTCGGCTCAAGTTTCTAAATAAGTCTGTCCTATCATTGTATGTGTTTGTGGTCTCTCTAAGTGCTCGAAGACCACACAGCGTACATATAATTTATACCGAAGCGCCATTCTTCAACCAGTCTGCATTGTTCTCATCAATTGAACTGACTTTCACGAAGTAGAACAAAGATTTACAATTATAAACACTAAACAAGTTGAAGAAATTTGTTTGTTGTCTAATTCAATTACAAAGCACTTTCTCTCTCGGTCTAAACTTCTGACGAACTTCAAATATCTTAAGTTTTTCAAGCTGGCTAATGAATATAAGTGACATTGTAAGGATCGTGACTAACGCGttgttcttcttcttattattgtgtggttagtggtcaacctagtgtcaaagttgttcaagccgcccgaagtcTTTGTAGTggcttaattgacaacaactgggtaCCGACTTTATAcatccagttcaaataccactgtgcggtcaGCCATCTATTGAATTAccgtgccaaggtttgcttaacccacggtTCGTTTATCAACCACTAACTATAGGCGcgttattaaatataatgaaaatctgggggcacggaagtgcccccgcaagtcgagcaaaaaaaagcggcacggccgtaacatccttttctcgaagcaattcgggctatttttgacacccctataatttcgtcgtggataaaacaagaagcctggattttcagcaactaatcagtcattgtataaacacggtatattttaaatttcagtcattttgaaccagtagtttaagaatgacaacttgttaaaattttgaattttgtcactcactgattcactgactcactgactcactgactcaccgatcatcaaaagtctaaggtacttctagcagacttagaagcttaaaatttagaataccaatagggtttagtgtcttaatcatgggaaaaatttaatattttctaatttcggtccagttttctaaatacaccaactgcaacaataactttgtaatcccatataaatgtataagattacaaggttacatttgcagttaatgaattattattactttagaaaataaaataaataggtgtaaataggtacctactatatgaggcataacgggagggggtatagggtgggtaagggtgtttagcccatgaaactgtacattcccataggaaaatatgttgaattatgaaaaaaatacgtctttccatacaaattgggcttatgttcgctctacaaaaagaagtgagatgcactcaaaaacattctgtaaaaacctcaagtctcgccgtaaaaagttgtgagatctatataataccaagtcgattaatctatttagtctctacttaaaggaccttctgtcttaagttattacgtatgttattatcatgccaataaaaaaaaatacctttaaaacaaatagatcgacttggtcatcgcaagaaaacacaagttcgccattaacatttcaggagcattaacttctcgtcgtgctatgtagtgtgatacatactaataatcaaatcatgcgatggccaggtcggtctatttgttttagaggtatttttttttattggcatgataataacatacgtaataacttaagacagaaggtcctttaagtagagactaaatagattaatcgacttggtattatatagatctcacaactttttacggcgagacttgaggtttttacagaatgtttttgagtGCATTGAATTTACCGGCCTGATATTCAGTTTGCAGTTAATCACTCCCTTagataaaatatgcttttagttaaacaaatatCATAATGCCTCGGTAATGGATGGAAGACGATCTTGATACTTGAAAACACAAGGCACAACCTCTAGGGGAGCCGCAGTGTAAGCCTCGATTTATAAAATCCGCTTACACGATTAAGTAGCTGTAGGCGTCAGACAGGAGAAAATTACGTAGGAAGCCTGTGTGTTACCTACCTCTAAGTTTAGAAACAGAATATAGTGTCCCGTGATCCGACAAAAAGCCCTTTATGTGCATACCTTTCTAGACACTGGTCGAGCGCTGTGTAGGTGTAATACCTGCTCTctcaattaatttaatgtttcaaCAATGCATTTCTGTTAACATTCGAATCAAAGAAAATAAGATGTATTATTGTTACTTCCCACTGCAAGACCTTTGCATCTTCGAGTTGAATGACCTGCATATTTTATACTGGATTTATTCCTGCATAGTTTCGAACATTGGACCTTGAAAAGCTTTTCGGCTTGctccattatttttttattcattttaacgAGTGCTAAAGAGAATATTTCATTAGATGGATTGAGTTTTGTCCCTTAACTTGTAAAATGATACTTTTTCGAATTCATAACCATCtgaatattaaacaattttaaagtcaGTCTGCGTTCGATGAAAAGGGACAGCGGACATTTTAAATAGGAGACGCTTTGTATCGGCTTCTTAAAGAAATTTTAGAGGTTGGTAAGCATCGATCTTTACCTAAATACCTACTATTTGTTAGGTCAACTTTTAAAGGCGCGACTTCAAAGTATAATAGATCAAGAACTAAGCAGTACTTCGTTTAAGGGAGGGGATCTGAGACAATAGCTCTGTAGGGTCCGATGTAAATTCACAAAGTTTCAATCACTATTCTTGTCTTGGGGAGTTGAATAACTAGTTCAGTTAGGCCtctttatatacctacataggtaTTTCAATACAGCCAACACAAGGGTTTACTATTCCAGTTTTGTGAACACTAGGTAACACTCATATTAATTCAGTTGTCCAATTAAaatgtcttaaatatttatcatatatATTTGCtgatatctaaatattttttaagttacttaGAATAATGCGAAAGTCAACTGTTCCACACACAAAAACCACTTGATGGCATTTTTAATGAAACGTGGCACATTGATAGTTTAGAACCCATGTAGGATCGAATcgcaaataaaacttaaaagcgatgcattttaaaatacttgataAGAAATATCACGCAACACGGATCGTGTTCCGCGTATTTTGAATCGCTTAGTACACGCGAAATGAGAAACTTCACCCCTTTGTTAATAGAACTTGCGTTGAACTTACTTCATTAGAATTTGTAGGAAGGACCTAGATAGAAGTCAGATAATTATGAATTGCTTTTCAATTTAAAGATGGGTATATTAATTTCCATAACAAGTTTCACCGAATGCTGTATGCGTATTTAAAGGAACATAAAATTTTACCTTCTGTACCAAAATGCCAGAATGTAACTTTCCATTCTTCGTGTTTGGCAAAATGTTAGCAGACAATCCACTTTGTATATGCCGAGCCTGTCTAATACAAGCACAAAGGAATAATGTTGGTTCAATGTACGtcgaattttataataaacggaACCAATCTGCtaacatttgaatataaaagaGTTCATTGACGCTTCAATAAAAGTCCCGTGAGCGAATGAAtagattatttcattaaatcgATTCGTTCAATTGGTATATTTTTCCATCACCGTAATTTGCCGCCGGCCGTCGTAATACATTCGAAATCCTTGGCACATGACTCTGTTATTGATACAATGTTTGTTGATATAATATTTGGATTATTAATATTCAGGTGAAGGCTATGCGAAGTGTCGTATATCCACATTGAGCTACAATAACGAATATCACACGTTTTCACccagttattaaaatatctctgACTGACTCCCGTGACTTCGCTTCGGAGTTTCGCTCCcagtttgtattttaatatccCCTATATGTTGCTCTGCTGCATGACCTATATTTAacaaccaaaattgtataaaagtttttgcgaaaaaatataacaaacattcagattttcacttttataatattagtaggaagtaaGATCTAAACCGACATCCTTTAAGACTGCTTTATTTTTCTCTCGTCTGCCCGTTACTTGTATCTTTTCTTACCAGACTTTTTTAGTTCAAAG includes these proteins:
- the LOC142972434 gene encoding G-protein coupled receptor dmsr-1-like, whose amino-acid sequence is MANATDAYCVPGATNFNKAYSRLHGYIALVICIVGSATNSINIAVLSRREMTSPTNSILTGLAVADLLVMLEYIPYALHMNIKIGPQVNKNTYAWAVFVYFHSIFSQTFHTISIWLAVTLAVWRYVAIAFPQRNSTWCNKKNTTLAIVSAYVMCPFLCLPIYFAMNIVPSEVTPQNNSEFAEDLSLPDNRTVYVLEMSRNVQLVTAIMWIYSVILKLVPSIALSILSTCLISKLTTTERKRQKLLKRSTIGPNEPEKQCLAEESSARRSSRTDRTTRMLLAVLGLFLSTEVPQGLLGLASALAPDFFKSCYSMFGDLMDVLALFTSSVNFVLYCSMSRQFRCTFARLARRMLSAAEEPAKFANKLEPTTQVSQCHRAAIAPNSRPHQGGRREYYMNDTGTIALYHLENLIHKHP